A genomic region of Phragmites australis chromosome 2, lpPhrAust1.1, whole genome shotgun sequence contains the following coding sequences:
- the LOC133901256 gene encoding rapid alkalinization factor-like — protein MARTLLLVPVLLLALAAIAAAGGVAVGEVSALGWELGVVGAAEDEEFGLGDGDSVARRVLQGSGYISYGALRRDNVPCSVRGASYYNCRPGAQANPYSRGCSAITRCRG, from the coding sequence ATGGCAAGAACACTCCTCCTCGTGCCCGTCCTCCTCCTGGCGCTGGCGGCTATCGCGGCGGCGGGAGGTGTTGCGGTGGGGGAGGTGTCGGCGTTGGGGTGGGAGCTCGGGGTGGTGGGCGCGGCGGAGGACGAGGAGTTCGggctcggcgacggcgactCCGTGGCGCGTCGGGTGCTGCAGGGCAGCGGCTACATCAGCTACGGCGCGCTGCGGCGGGACAACGTGCCGTGCTCCGTGCGGGGCGCGTCCTACTACAACTGCCGCCCCGGCGCGCAGGCCAACCCCTACTCCCGCGGCTGCTCCGCCATCACGCGCTGCCGCGGCTGA